A portion of the Streptomyces platensis genome contains these proteins:
- a CDS encoding alpha/beta fold hydrolase — MSAPVHTVQAGDRGPLLLCLHGIGSSSAAFAPQLAELSAHARVVAWDAPGYAMSPDPPGPLDLDGYADTAAALIRSHGASAHVLGVSWGGVIALRLAARHPGLVDSLIVADSGPGSGTDPAKADAMRARAEELAGLGPTAFAERRGPRLVSPHAPPALVRHVIDTMATAVRLPGYAYAAASMASADLRGELADLTVPALVLCGDQDRVTGIEASQALAGALHKAAYVIVKDAGHLANQEQPAHFNAWVRAHLDIVTEQPKGPSCL; from the coding sequence GTGAGCGCCCCGGTCCACACGGTGCAGGCCGGCGACCGCGGGCCGCTGCTGCTGTGCCTGCACGGCATCGGCTCCTCGTCGGCGGCCTTCGCCCCGCAGCTCGCCGAGCTCTCCGCACACGCCCGGGTGGTGGCCTGGGACGCGCCCGGATACGCCATGTCGCCCGACCCGCCGGGGCCGTTGGACCTCGACGGATATGCGGACACCGCCGCCGCGCTGATCCGCTCCCACGGCGCTTCCGCGCACGTCCTAGGCGTGTCCTGGGGCGGTGTGATCGCGCTGCGGCTCGCCGCCCGCCACCCCGGTCTCGTCGACTCGCTGATCGTCGCCGACTCCGGCCCGGGGTCGGGGACGGACCCGGCGAAGGCCGACGCCATGCGGGCCCGGGCCGAGGAGCTGGCCGGGCTGGGCCCCACCGCCTTCGCCGAGCGGCGCGGCCCCCGGCTCGTCTCACCGCACGCGCCGCCCGCCCTCGTCCGGCACGTCATCGACACCATGGCCACCGCCGTCCGTCTGCCCGGCTACGCCTACGCCGCCGCATCCATGGCCTCGGCGGACCTCCGCGGCGAGCTGGCGGACCTCACCGTCCCCGCCCTCGTCCTCTGCGGCGACCAGGACCGGGTCACCGGCATCGAGGCCTCCCAGGCTCTCGCCGGGGCCCTGCACAAAGCCGCCTACGTGATCGTCAAGGACGCCGGCCACCTGGCCAATCAGGAACAGCCCGCGCACTTCAACGCGTGGGTCCGCGCCCACCTCGACATCGTCACCGAGCAACCGAAAGGCCCGTCATGCCTCTGA
- a CDS encoding VOC family protein, which translates to MPHPPIARLRALRSVELLTPHFAEATDFYQEAWGLETVEADGGASWLRGTGDEHHALQLTRSDRTGLGRLSFALDTPAEADEAARRLAARGIRPVSGPGPLDQAGGGYGLRFHDHEGRLVELSAETWAVAPRGRDAAVPVGVTHAVLNTTDIDASVAFYRDVLGLRVSDWSEHQMAFLRCNADHHCIAFNQAEWVSLNHVAYEMSSVDHFMRGLGRLRHHGITPRWGPGRHGPGNNTFSYFTDPTGLVCEYTSEVAQVVEDRWIAKVWRRTPELSDLWGTAGPPSAEIRRHMAGSPEGVRA; encoded by the coding sequence ATGCCCCACCCCCCGATCGCCCGACTGCGCGCCCTGCGCTCCGTCGAACTGCTCACCCCGCACTTCGCCGAGGCCACCGACTTCTACCAGGAGGCCTGGGGCCTGGAGACCGTCGAGGCCGACGGCGGCGCGAGCTGGCTGCGCGGCACCGGCGACGAACATCACGCACTTCAGCTCACCCGCTCCGACCGGACCGGCCTCGGCCGGCTCTCGTTCGCCCTCGACACCCCCGCGGAGGCCGACGAGGCCGCCCGCCGGCTCGCCGCGCGCGGCATCCGGCCGGTGTCCGGGCCCGGCCCGCTCGACCAGGCCGGCGGCGGCTACGGCCTGCGCTTCCACGACCACGAAGGACGCCTGGTCGAGCTGTCCGCCGAAACCTGGGCGGTCGCCCCGCGCGGCCGTGACGCCGCCGTCCCCGTCGGCGTCACCCATGCGGTCCTCAACACCACCGACATCGACGCCTCCGTCGCCTTCTACCGTGACGTGCTCGGCCTGCGCGTCTCCGACTGGTCCGAGCATCAGATGGCGTTCCTGCGCTGCAACGCCGACCACCACTGCATCGCCTTCAACCAGGCCGAATGGGTCTCCCTCAACCACGTGGCGTACGAGATGAGTTCGGTCGACCACTTCATGCGGGGACTGGGGCGCCTCAGGCACCACGGCATCACCCCGCGGTGGGGGCCCGGCCGGCACGGCCCCGGCAACAACACCTTCTCCTACTTCACCGACCCGACCGGGCTCGTGTGCGAGTACACCTCCGAGGTCGCACAGGTCGTGGAGGACCGCTGGATCGCCAAGGTGTGGCGGCGGACCCCTGAACTGTCCGACCTGTGGGGCACGGCGGGCCCGCCGTCCGCCGAGATCCGCCGCCACATGGCGGGCTCCCCCGAAGGAGTGCGCGCATGA
- a CDS encoding amidase, with amino-acid sequence MKWNFPTAEQLAAALRAGEVTSAELTDEAIARIERDNDAINAICVPDFDRARAAARDADRARARGEDRPLLGIPVTVKDSYDIAGLPTTWGMPPHRDYMPAEDAVQVSRLKAAGAVVLGKTNVPLGLQDIQSFNEIYGTTNNPWDHSRTSGGSSGGSAAALACGFGALSIGSDIAGSLRTPAHFCGIYAHKPTLGLAASRGMVPPPGPALPVEQDLAVVGPMARTARDLTLLLDVMAGPDPLTFGVAYHLTLPPARHERLRDFRVLVLDEHPLIPTGSAVRAGVGRVADALVDGGARVERDSPLLPDLTEAAMLYRQLLFSGSVARFPVEAYEQLRTRAAQLSANDQSLDAAMLRGMVCSHRDWIEANSRRELHRHGWRQLFAEFDAVVCPITPTPAFPHDHNPDPRERRIDIDGVEYPYFDQLVWAGLATMPGLPATAVPAGRSPEGLPVGVQLIGPMFEDRTPLRLAELLEQKIGGFQAPK; translated from the coding sequence ATGAAGTGGAATTTTCCGACGGCCGAACAACTTGCGGCTGCCTTGCGTGCCGGTGAAGTGACCTCGGCGGAACTGACCGACGAGGCGATCGCCCGTATTGAACGGGACAACGATGCGATCAACGCGATCTGTGTGCCGGACTTCGACCGTGCACGGGCCGCCGCGCGCGATGCCGACCGGGCGCGTGCCCGCGGTGAGGACCGGCCGTTGCTGGGCATTCCGGTGACGGTCAAGGACTCGTACGACATTGCGGGGCTGCCCACGACCTGGGGTATGCCGCCGCACCGGGACTACATGCCGGCCGAGGACGCGGTGCAGGTGTCGCGGCTCAAGGCCGCGGGCGCGGTGGTGCTCGGGAAGACCAATGTGCCCTTGGGGCTGCAAGACATACAGAGCTTCAACGAGATCTACGGCACCACCAACAACCCGTGGGATCACAGCCGCACGTCGGGCGGATCCTCCGGCGGCTCGGCGGCGGCCCTGGCGTGCGGATTCGGCGCGCTGTCCATCGGCTCCGACATCGCCGGTTCGTTGCGCACCCCCGCGCATTTCTGCGGCATTTACGCGCACAAGCCGACACTCGGGCTGGCGGCGAGCCGCGGCATGGTCCCGCCGCCCGGTCCGGCCCTGCCGGTCGAGCAGGACCTCGCCGTCGTCGGTCCGATGGCGCGCACCGCTCGCGACCTCACGCTCCTGCTCGACGTCATGGCCGGACCGGACCCGCTGACGTTCGGTGTGGCGTACCACCTGACGCTGCCGCCCGCGCGCCACGAACGGCTCCGCGACTTCCGGGTCCTGGTCCTCGACGAGCATCCGCTCATTCCGACCGGATCCGCCGTGCGGGCGGGCGTGGGCCGGGTGGCCGACGCGCTTGTCGACGGCGGTGCCCGCGTCGAGCGGGACAGTCCGCTGCTGCCCGATCTGACCGAAGCCGCGATGCTCTACAGGCAGTTGCTGTTTTCGGGCTCCGTTGCACGTTTTCCCGTCGAAGCATACGAGCAGCTGCGGACCCGTGCCGCCCAACTGAGCGCCAACGACCAGAGTCTCGATGCGGCAATGCTGCGCGGCATGGTGTGCAGCCATCGCGACTGGATCGAGGCGAACAGCCGTCGCGAGCTCCACCGTCACGGCTGGCGGCAGCTCTTCGCCGAGTTCGACGCGGTGGTGTGTCCCATCACGCCCACTCCCGCGTTCCCGCACGACCACAACCCCGATCCGAGGGAACGCCGGATCGACATCGACGGCGTCGAGTATCCGTACTTCGACCAGCTGGTCTGGGCCGGTCTGGCCACGATGCCCGGTCTGCCCGCCACCGCTGTACCAGCGGGCCGGTCGCCCGAGGGTCTGCCGGTGGGAGTGCAGCTCATCGGTCCGATGTTCGAGGACCGCACCCCGCTGCGGCTGGCCGAATTGCTTGAGCAGAAGATCGGCGGCTTCCAGGCACCGAAGTAG
- a CDS encoding aspartate dehydrogenase domain-containing protein, giving the protein MTARKVGLIGWGAIGRVVGTALVRQQVPGAELLCLVDNRPLGEAAPAPQVSFEEALERCDLIVEAAGQGVVRAWGERVLASGADLLIASTGALTDEELSQRLRTTGPGRVYFTGGAVGGLDLLQAVRSLGPLDHVLLTTTKLPATLEQPWMGDALLTRMRTATGPVEVLSGTAREVPARFPRSTNVAASVALAVGDLDAVRVRVVADPAAHHTRHVIEASGAHGSYRFEVSHLPDPGNPATSQVVPHAVLRSLSVLAGRTGQIL; this is encoded by the coding sequence ATGACGGCCCGGAAGGTAGGACTCATCGGCTGGGGTGCCATCGGCCGCGTCGTCGGCACCGCCCTCGTCCGGCAGCAGGTGCCCGGCGCCGAGCTGCTGTGCCTGGTCGACAACCGTCCGCTGGGCGAGGCCGCGCCCGCACCGCAGGTCTCCTTCGAGGAGGCCCTGGAGCGCTGCGATCTGATCGTGGAGGCCGCGGGACAGGGCGTGGTCCGGGCTTGGGGCGAGCGGGTCCTTGCCTCCGGGGCGGACCTGCTGATCGCCTCGACCGGCGCCCTCACCGACGAGGAACTGTCGCAGCGGCTGCGCACCACCGGGCCGGGCCGGGTCTACTTCACCGGCGGCGCGGTCGGCGGTCTGGACCTCCTCCAGGCCGTACGCTCCCTCGGGCCCCTGGACCACGTCCTGCTGACCACCACCAAGCTGCCTGCCACCCTCGAACAGCCCTGGATGGGCGACGCGTTGCTCACCCGGATGCGGACCGCCACCGGCCCGGTCGAGGTGCTGTCCGGCACCGCCCGCGAGGTCCCGGCGCGGTTCCCCCGCTCCACGAACGTGGCCGCCTCGGTCGCACTCGCCGTCGGTGACCTGGACGCGGTCCGGGTCCGGGTCGTCGCCGACCCCGCCGCGCACCACACCCGCCACGTCATCGAGGCATCCGGCGCACACGGCTCCTACCGCTTCGAGGTCTCCCACCTTCCGGACCCGGGCAACCCCGCCACCAGCCAGGTCGTGCCGCACGCGGTGCTGCGCTCGCTGAGCGTGCTCGCCGGACGGACGGGACAGATCCTGTGA
- a CDS encoding MFS transporter codes for MSLDTSPGRDGGATRAAIAARFERLPLSRWHVTVRIVIGVVTFFEAFDQLLIAYAMPQLRQEWSLSTAESTLVLTVGSAGMLCGALLSGRMADRIGRVKVIVLCIAVSGTASLALAASPGPGLFTLLRFVQGLAIGGEVPVAAAFISEIIRSHGRGRFVLLYELVFPAGLTLGALCAAWIVPVLGWRWMYALAAAPGLLCVLVSRTVPESPRWLAEHGRQAEAEATMELIEAKVAHATGRPLPPAAPAAPATTEAGGTGGLFSGRYRRRTLVVGTLWFTGYFVNYGITSWLPTLYGARFGLSLPDALLYSTVTSVSGLLGCLLAALTIDRIGRRRIFALFLGGAAALLLVLAALGARTPVQVLLWTSLAAVCFFGSNISLYLYTPELYPTRMRALGCSVGGALNRVGVILGPVLVGAVYAGSTGLTGVFAMLGGVALLGALVAAACCEETAGRTLEEISP; via the coding sequence ATGAGCCTCGACACCTCCCCGGGCCGCGATGGCGGCGCCACCCGCGCTGCCATCGCGGCCCGCTTCGAACGCCTCCCGCTGTCGCGCTGGCATGTCACCGTCCGCATCGTGATCGGCGTGGTGACCTTCTTCGAAGCCTTCGACCAACTACTGATCGCCTATGCGATGCCCCAGCTGCGACAGGAGTGGAGCCTGTCGACGGCGGAGTCCACCCTGGTCCTGACCGTCGGCTCGGCCGGAATGCTGTGCGGCGCACTACTCTCCGGGCGCATGGCGGACCGCATCGGCCGGGTCAAGGTCATCGTGCTGTGCATCGCCGTCTCCGGCACGGCCTCGCTCGCTCTGGCCGCCAGCCCCGGGCCGGGCCTCTTCACCCTTCTGCGGTTCGTCCAGGGCCTCGCCATCGGCGGCGAGGTACCGGTGGCGGCCGCCTTCATCAGCGAGATCATCCGCAGCCACGGGCGCGGCCGCTTCGTCCTCCTCTACGAGCTGGTGTTCCCCGCCGGGCTCACCCTTGGCGCGCTCTGCGCCGCCTGGATCGTGCCGGTGCTCGGCTGGCGCTGGATGTATGCGCTGGCCGCCGCGCCCGGACTGCTGTGCGTACTGGTCTCGCGCACGGTGCCGGAGTCGCCGCGGTGGCTCGCCGAGCACGGACGGCAGGCCGAGGCGGAGGCGACGATGGAACTCATCGAGGCGAAGGTGGCACACGCGACGGGCCGGCCGTTGCCGCCGGCAGCACCCGCCGCACCTGCCACCACGGAGGCCGGCGGCACCGGCGGCCTGTTCAGCGGCCGCTACCGCCGCCGCACCCTCGTCGTCGGCACCCTCTGGTTCACCGGCTACTTCGTCAACTACGGCATCACCTCCTGGCTGCCCACCCTCTACGGGGCCCGCTTCGGGCTCTCGCTCCCCGACGCGCTGCTCTACTCGACCGTCACCTCGGTCTCCGGGCTGCTGGGCTGCCTGCTGGCCGCGCTCACCATCGACCGGATCGGCCGCCGCCGGATCTTCGCCCTCTTCCTGGGCGGCGCGGCTGCCCTCCTCCTCGTCCTGGCCGCACTGGGCGCCCGTACACCGGTCCAGGTGCTGCTGTGGACGTCACTGGCCGCGGTCTGCTTCTTCGGCTCCAACATCAGCCTCTACCTCTACACACCGGAGCTGTATCCGACTCGGATGCGGGCGCTGGGCTGCAGCGTCGGGGGCGCGCTCAACCGCGTCGGCGTGATCCTGGGCCCTGTGCTGGTCGGCGCGGTCTACGCCGGAAGCACCGGACTGACCGGGGTCTTCGCGATGCTGGGCGGGGTCGCACTGCTGGGGGCGCTGGTGGCGGCCGCGTGCTGCGAGGAGACAGCGGGGCGGACGCTGGAGGAAATCTCACCCTGA
- a CDS encoding aldehyde dehydrogenase family protein — protein sequence MTVEEPAQQRVPAPESTPDEILVAGEWRRGSGDPVEITDPATGRTLAVLANADAGDVDEAARHAARAAAEPAWRALPAHGRARLLHRIAEALDTGAERLATLQTAETGKTLTETRALVASAAATFRYTAAAVETAEEALTPARGDCLTMSRYEPIGVVGAINPWNSPLASDAQKLAPALAAGNAVLLKPAAWTPLGSLALGRLIARTLTELRLPEGLLSVLPGPGRVVGDALVRHPQVGRISFTGGTRTGRAIAHAAAEKLMPVSLELGGKSPTVVLADADLEQALAGVLFGIFSSTGQSCVAGSRLFVARERYQEFVTALVGRARKLRIGPGTDPGTQVAPLVHHAHRDSVAAYVDLARAEGARVLCGGTVPDGDAYRDGAYYLPTVLDGLPNSARTCQEEIFGPVLVALPFDDEDDLVRQANDSVYGLACGIWTRDHRAAWRLARRIDAGTVWINTYKQFSASTPFGGMKDSGLGREKGRDGIRAYQRQKSLYWGLSDAPLPWAQ from the coding sequence ATGACCGTCGAAGAGCCGGCGCAGCAACGGGTGCCGGCACCGGAGTCCACCCCGGACGAGATCCTCGTCGCGGGGGAGTGGCGGCGCGGCAGCGGCGATCCGGTCGAGATCACCGATCCCGCCACCGGCCGCACCCTCGCCGTTCTGGCCAATGCCGACGCCGGCGACGTCGACGAGGCCGCCCGGCACGCTGCCCGCGCGGCCGCCGAGCCCGCCTGGCGCGCACTGCCGGCCCACGGACGGGCCCGGCTGCTGCACCGCATCGCCGAGGCGCTCGACACCGGAGCCGAACGGCTCGCCACGCTCCAGACCGCCGAAACCGGCAAGACGCTCACCGAGACCCGCGCCCTCGTGGCCAGCGCCGCCGCCACCTTCCGCTACACCGCGGCCGCCGTCGAAACCGCGGAGGAGGCCCTCACCCCCGCCCGCGGGGACTGCCTCACGATGAGCAGGTACGAGCCGATCGGCGTGGTCGGTGCGATCAACCCGTGGAATTCACCGCTTGCCAGTGACGCGCAGAAACTTGCCCCGGCGCTCGCCGCCGGCAACGCGGTCCTGCTCAAGCCTGCCGCGTGGACCCCGCTCGGCTCACTCGCCCTGGGGCGTCTCATCGCCCGGACGCTCACCGAACTCCGGCTCCCGGAAGGCCTGTTGTCCGTCCTGCCGGGGCCCGGCCGGGTCGTCGGTGACGCCCTCGTACGCCACCCGCAGGTCGGCAGGATCAGCTTCACCGGCGGCACGCGCACCGGCCGGGCCATCGCCCATGCGGCGGCTGAGAAGCTGATGCCGGTCTCACTGGAGCTGGGCGGCAAGTCGCCGACCGTCGTGCTCGCCGACGCCGACCTCGAACAGGCCCTGGCCGGCGTGCTGTTCGGGATCTTCTCGTCCACCGGCCAGTCCTGCGTCGCCGGCTCGCGGCTGTTCGTGGCCCGCGAGCGCTATCAGGAGTTCGTCACCGCCCTCGTCGGCCGGGCACGGAAGCTGCGTATCGGGCCGGGAACGGACCCCGGCACCCAGGTCGCGCCGCTCGTGCACCATGCGCACCGGGACTCGGTCGCCGCCTACGTCGACCTGGCCCGCGCGGAAGGCGCCCGGGTGCTCTGCGGCGGGACCGTCCCCGACGGCGACGCCTACCGCGACGGTGCCTACTACCTGCCCACCGTCCTCGACGGCCTGCCCAACTCCGCCCGTACCTGCCAGGAAGAGATCTTCGGCCCGGTCCTGGTCGCCCTGCCCTTCGACGACGAGGACGACCTCGTACGCCAGGCCAACGACTCGGTTTACGGCCTGGCCTGCGGGATCTGGACCCGCGACCACCGCGCCGCCTGGCGCCTCGCGCGCCGCATCGACGCCGGCACCGTCTGGATCAACACCTACAAGCAGTTCAGCGCCTCCACGCCGTTCGGCGGCATGAAGGACAGCGGTCTCGGCAGGGAGAAGGGCCGCGACGGCATTCGCGCCTACCAGCGCCAGAAGTCCCTGTACTGGGGCCTCTCGGACGCTCCGCTGCCCTGGGCCCAGTGA
- a CDS encoding cupin domain-containing protein: MPLTTTAYDNGDDLAAYTDSLIATKDSRVADFDTLSFQEKAGPQYRRGQIRYVGSGATGNHDGDRRILPSGGFTFSNMLLPPGAEGPAHTHHDVEEAFFVLEGRVRVGIHRGPDEAEYRTLGYRDMIVVPAGVTRSLKNEGDTDALFCVVIGTRKPQVPSYPAYSPMHGVTRD, translated from the coding sequence ATGCCTCTGACCACGACCGCCTACGACAACGGCGACGACCTCGCCGCGTACACCGACTCCCTCATCGCCACCAAGGACTCCCGCGTCGCCGACTTCGACACGCTCTCCTTCCAGGAGAAGGCGGGCCCGCAGTACCGGCGCGGCCAGATCCGCTACGTCGGCTCCGGCGCCACCGGCAACCACGACGGCGACCGCCGCATCCTCCCCTCCGGCGGCTTCACCTTCTCCAACATGCTGCTGCCGCCCGGCGCCGAGGGGCCGGCCCATACCCACCACGACGTCGAAGAGGCCTTCTTCGTCCTGGAGGGCCGGGTCCGGGTCGGCATCCACCGCGGCCCTGACGAGGCCGAGTACCGCACGCTCGGCTACCGCGACATGATCGTCGTGCCGGCCGGTGTCACCCGCTCACTGAAGAACGAGGGCGACACCGACGCCTTGTTCTGCGTCGTCATCGGCACCCGCAAGCCGCAGGTGCCGTCCTACCCCGCGTACTCCCCGATGCACGGTGTCACCCGTGACTGA